Sequence from the Corallococcus sp. EGB genome:
CGTTGCCCTCTTCAATCCGCTCCAGCGCCTGCAGGTGCAGCCGCGCGGGAGAGGGCGGCGGGGCCGGCGGCGGCGTGGGCGAAACCGGCGCGGGCGAGGACAGCCGCCGGGGCGCGGGCGACATCCGGGGCGCGGGCACGGGCGGCGCCACGGGCACCTGCGCGGAGGGGCGCTCCTCCGGGCGGGGCTTGCGGAAGGCCTGCAGCTCCGGGGGCCCCTCGCGCGTGAGCCCCGGCGGCGCGCGGTCCACCTCCACCGTGCCCAGGAACAGGAGTCCCCCCGGCGACAGGGCCCGCGCCAGGTGGACGATGGCCGCGTCGCGCGCGGACGGAGAGAAGTACGTGAGCACGTTGCGGCAGAGGATGAAGTCGAACTGCCCGAAGCGCTCCGGCAGCGGCGCCAGCAGGTTCGCCGGCGCGAAGCGCGCCACCCTGCGGACCTCCGGGAGGATGGACACCTGCCGCCCGTTGAGGAGCTCGTAGGTGGGGTGCAGCGCGGGCGCGGACTCGCGCCGGGACCAGGCGCCGTAGGTGCCGCGCCGCGCGGCCTCCAGGCTGGCCTCGTGCAGGTCCGAGCCCAACACCTCCACCGGCATCCCCGGGGGCGAGCACGCCAGCAGACACGCGGCCAGCGAATAGGCCTCCTCGCCGGTGGCGCACCCGGCGCTCCAGCCGCGCAGGTGCGTGGCGCCGTGGCGCAGCGCGGCCGGGATGCCCTCCTGCGCGATGTAGCGGAAGTGCTCCGGCTGGCGGAAGAAGTACGTCTCCCCCACCAGGACCGCGCGCACCAGCGTGTAGGCCAGGGGCGAGCCCAGCTGCTGCAGCTCGCTCAGGACCTCCGTGGGCACGCGCCCCCGGGCCAGCTCCGCGCGCAGCACGCGCTCCACCGCCTCGTGGGCGATGGCGTCGTCGCGGAAGCCGGTGGTGTCCGCCACCACCTCCCGGGCACGGGCCAGAAGCCTCGGGTCGAGCCCCGCACTCATGCGCTCCGCTCTTCCTCCACCGGCGCGAGCAGCGCGGGCAGGTCACGCAGGAGCCCCCGCGAGATGAACACCTTCGGATCCAGGATGGGCAGCACGCGGCTGCCGGTGCGCAGCATGCCCACGAGCCCTTCCTGCAACAGCCCGTGCTCGGCGCCGCCCACCTTCTCCCGCCGGTCGATGTCGCTCGCCTGGAACTCCTCCGGGTCCTTCACCGTGTCCACGGTGAGCGCCAGCGACACGCCCTCCACCTCGATGACCACCAGCATCCGCTCCGCGATGGCCACCTTGTGCTGGACGCCCAGCCGCAGCGCCACGTCCAGCACGCACACCGCCTGGCCGCGCAACTCCACGTACTCGCGCAGGTAGGACGGTCCGGTGGGCAGGGGCCGCGTCAGGGGCTGGAGCAGGACCTCCTTCACGGAGTCCAGCGGCACGGCGAACTCGCGCTCGCCCACGGACAGCCGCAGCACCAGCAGGGCCCCGGTCCGCGAGCGCCGGCGCGCGTTCTCCAGCGCCTCGCCCACGCGGGCCAGCAATTCGTCCGCGCGGAAGGGCTTGGCCAGGAACGCCTCCGCGCCCAGCCCCAGGCACGCCTCCGCGCGCTGCTTCTCCGAGGAGATGATGATGACCGGGATGTCCGCCGTGCCCGGGTCCGCCTTCATCCGCTGGAGGACTTCGTCCCCGTCCATCTCCGGCATGGACAGGTCCAGCAGCACCGCCGCCGGATGCAGCCGCCCCACCTTGTCCAGCGCTTCCCGGCCGTTGCTCGCCGTGTGGATGGTGTAGTGGCCGGAGAGGATGGCCCGCTCCAGTGCCAGGATGGCGTCGCTGTCATCCACCAGCAGCAGGGTCGGCAGGCTCACGTTCTTCAGGCCCCGTTCAGGAACTGACGCACCGTCTTGGTCAGCTCGTCGTGCGACACCGGTTTCTGGATGAAGGCGTTGGCCCCCGCCGCCGAGCCGCGCTGGCGCAGGTCCTCGCCCTTCTCCGCCGTCAGCAGGATGACCGGCACCTTCTGCACCTGCGCCTGGGCGCTCGCGCGGACCTCCTTCACGAAGGTGATGCCATCCATGTTCGGCATGTTGATGTCGGCGATCACCACGCTCACCGGCACCAGCCGCAACAGCTGCAACGCGCGCTGCGCGTCCTCCGCCTCGACGATGCTGACCCTGAGGTTCATCAGGTAGATCTTGAGGATGTTGCGGACGGTCGGGCTGTCGTCCACCAGCAAGACGTTGGTGCTCACTGTGCCACGGCTCCTCGCGCAGGCTCCGCGACGTGCGGGAGATGCCTGCGCTGCATGGGGAATCCTACCGTGAGCGCTCCGACGGGCGGAAGCGGGGGGCCCCCGTCCGCCGGGGAGCCTGGCAGGCGAATGTCTGGACTCTCCGAAAAAGGTCGGATGGCCTCAGCCTTCCTTCGGCGCGGGGGTCGCGGGGACCCCTTCTGGCGGTTCCACGGTGTCCACCGGGGGTGCGCCCACCGCGTGGTAGCCGCCGTCCACGTGAATCATCTCGCCCGTGGTGGAGGAGAGCCAGTCCGACAGGAGTGCACAGGCCGTCTTCGCCACGTGGTCATGGCTGTCCTTGTCGCTCCAGCCCAGCGGCGCCTGCTTCCCCCAGTACTGGGCCAGCGCCTTGAAGCCCGGGATGCCCTTGGCCGCCACGGTGGCCAGGGGGCCGGCCGCGAGCGCGTTCACCCGGATGCCCTTGGGGCCCAGGTCGCGCGCCAGGTAGCGCACGGTGGCCTCCATGGCCGCCTTGCACACCCCCATCCAGTCGTAGATGGGCCACGCCTGCCGGTTGTCGAAGTCCAGCGCCACGATGGAGCCGCCCTGGGTCATCAGCGGCGCGCACGCCACCGCCAGCTCCTTCACGGAGAAGGCGGAGATGCGGAACGCGGTCTGCGCGCTCTCCCACGGCGTGTTGAGGAAGTTGCCGCCCAGCGCGTCCTCCGGCGCGAACGCGATGGCGTGCAGCACGCCGTCCACGCGGCCCCACTTCTGCCGCAGCGCCTCCGTCAGCGCCGGAAAGTGCGCCGGGTTCGTCACGTCCAGCTCCAGCACCTCCGTGCCGGGCTTGAGCCGCTTCGCGCTGCGCTCGGTGAGGGACTTCGCCCGGCCGAACCCGGTGAGGATGACTTCCGCGCCCTGCGCGATCGCGTGCTCCGCGACGCCGAAGGCCAACGACTGCGGGGTGAGCACGCCGGTGATGAGCAGGTTCTTGCCCTGGAGGAGCATGTCGGTACGTTTCTGAAAGAGGTGGGAAAGAGGGGGCGTGTGCTTACCACTCCTGAACGGTCGTTGGGGGCCCCTGGCCCCCGTCCCGTTCGCCCCCGGATGTACGCCTGTTCAGCATGACCAGGGCCCCGGGGCCTTCTTTGAGCCCCGCCGAGCCCGAGGGAATCCGGAATTCAGTGAAGCTGCGCTCACGCGGGGCATGACTCCATCTGCTCCCTTGAGTGAAGCCTGCCAGCCGGGCACGACGCGGTTCAACAAACCTGAGGCGAAAACCCCCCAACGCAGCGCCCATCCAGTAAAAGACCCTCGCCATGGCGAATTTCCAGGACAGTTTCCTCTCGGGTGGAAACATCGACTTCATCGAGGGGCTCTACGCGCGCTTCCTCGAGAATCCGGGCAGCGTGGACGCGAGCTGGCGCGAGGTGTTCGAGCGCAACAACGGCACGGGCCGCCCCATCTTCAACACGAAGTTGCTGGAGGCTCCGACACCCGCCGCACCGGAAGGCAAGGAGGGCAAGGGCAAGGGCAAGGCGAACGGCGCCGCCGCTCCGGCCGCCGCCGCGGCGCCCCAGGCCCCTGCCGCTCCGGCGCAGGACATGGGGCTGCAGTCGAAGGTGGATCAGGCCATCACCGCCTTCCGCCTGCGCGGCCACCTGCGCGCGACGCTGGATCCGCTGGAGCGTCCCCGCCCGCAGCTGGGCCACGTGGCGGACGTGGCGCTGATGGACGAGAACCACTTCTCCGCGAAGGAGATGGAGCAGGCGGTCGAGTGCAACAACGTCTTCCCGCAGCAGCGCGTGCGCCTGTCGGAGCTCGTCACGCGCCTGCGCCGCACGTACTCCAGCCACATCGGCGTGGAGTTCATGCAGATGCTCGACAGCGAGCGTCGCCGCTGGCTCATGCAGCGCATGGAGCACAGCGAGAACCGCACGCAGTTCTCCGTGGAGGAGCAGCGGCACATCCTCACCAAGCTCTCCTACGCGGAGGGCTTCGAGAACTTCCTGCACACGAAGTACGTGGGCGCCAAGCGCTTCAGCCTGGATGGCGGCGAGGCCCTCATCCCCATGCTGGACGCGATGCTGGAGGTCGGCAGCAGCATGGGGCTGAAGGAGCTGGTCATCGGCATGGCCCACCGCGGCCGCCTCAACGTGCTGACCAACATCCTGGGCAAGAAGCCGGATCAGATCTTCAGCGAGTTCGACGGCCCCAAGGACCCCAAGGCGTACCTGGGCCGCGGCGACGTGAAGTACCACATGGGCTTCTCGTCGGACCACGCCACGCGCTCGGGCAAGAACGTGCACCTGTCGCTGGCGTTCAACCCCAGCCACCTGGAGTGCGTGGGCCCCGTGGTGGAGGGCCGCGTGCGCGCCAAGCAGGACCGCGGCGGGGACACCGAGCGCACGCAGGTGATGCCGCTGCTCATCCACGGCGACGCGGCCTTCATCGGCCAGGGCATCACGTCGGAGACGCTCAACTTCTCCGGCCTCAAGGGCTACACCACGGGCGGCACGGTCCACATCGTCATCAACAACCAGGTGGGCTTCACCACCGACCCGTCGGACTCGCGCACCAGCATCTACTCCACCGCCATCGCGCAGATGCTGGACATCCCGGTGTTCCACGTGAACGGGGATGACCCGGAGGCGTGCGTGCACGCGGCGCGGCTGGCGGCCGAGTACCGCCAGACGTTCAAGAGCGACGTGGTCATCGACCTCATCTGCTACCGCCGCTACGGCCACAACGAGGGCGACGACCCGTCCTTCACCCAGCCGGCGATGTACGACCTCATCCGCAAGCACCCGCCGGTGCGCGCGCTCTACGCGAAGGCGCTGGCGGAAGCGGGCCGCATCAGCGCGGAGGACTCGGACGCCATCAAGCAGCGCTGCTTCCAGGACTTCGACGCGGCGCTCACCCGCGCCCGCCAGGAGAGCCAGTTCAAGGAGCCCAACGCGCTGGAGGGCCTGTGGAAGCCCTACAAGGGCGGCCTGCTGAAGAACGCGCCCCAGGTGTCCACGGCGGTGGCCAAGCCCACCCTGCGTGACGCGCTCCAGAAGCTGGCCACGGCGCCGGAGGGCTTCAACGTCCACCGCGACGTGGAGCGCACGGTGCTCAAGAAGCGCCAGGGCATGCTGGAGAGCGAGGAGCTGCAGTGGAGCGAGGGCGAGTCGCTGGCGTACGCGACGCTCCTGTCGGAGGGCTACGGCATCCGCCTGTCCGGCCAGGACAGCGAGCGCGGCACCTTCAGCCACCGCCACGCGGTGCTGCACGACACGCAGACGGGCGAGGAGTACGTGCCCCTGCGCCAGTTCGCTTCCGGCAAGGCGACCTTCAACGTCTACAACAGCCCGCTGTCGGAGATGGGCGTGCTGGGCTTCGACTACGGCTACAGCCTGGACGTGCCGGACGGCCTCACGCTGTGGGAGGCGCAGTTCGGTGACTTCGCCAACGGCGCGCAGATCATCATCGACCAGTTCATCGCCGCGGCGGAGAGCAAGTGGCGGCGGCTGAGCGGCATCACGCTGCTGCTGCCGCACGGCTACGAAGGCCAGGGCCCGGAGCACTCCAGCGCGCGCCTGGAGCGCTTCCTGGACCTGTGCGCCGAGGACAACCTCCAGGTCTGCTACCCCACCACGCCCGCGCAGATCTTCCACCTGCTGCGCCGCCAGGTGCTGCGCCCCGTGCGCAAGCCGCTCATCATCATGTCGCCCAAGAGCCTCCTGCGCCGTCCGGAGGCGACCAGCCGCATGGACGAGCTGGCCACGGGCGCGTTCCAGGAAGTCATCCCGGACGCGAAGGCGGACCCCGCGAAGGTGAAGCGGCTGCTCTTGTGCAGCGGCAAGGTGTACTACGACCTGGCCAAGGCCCGGGACGAGCGCAAGGACGACTCCATCGCCATCGTGCGCGTGGAGCAGCTCTACCCGTTCCCGCAGGACGAGCTGGCGAAGCTGGTGGCGAAGCTGCCGGCGCTCCAGGAGCTGTACTGGGTGCAGGAGGAGCCGCGCAACGCGGGCGGCTGGCACTTCATGTTCCCCCACCTGCACGACCTGCTCTCCGGCCGTTCGCAGCAGCAGACGGTGAAGCTGGGCTACATCGGCCGCGCCGAGGCCGCCAGCCCCGCCACCGGTTTCACGAAGACGCACGACTACGAGCAGCAGCTCATCATCGAAGAAGCCATCCTCCGAGGACCCCAGAATGGCCGTTGAACTGAAAGTCCCCCCGCTCGGCGAATCCATCACCGAGGCCGTCGTCGGCAAGTGGAACAAGAAGCAGGGTGAGTCCGTCGCCGCGGACGAGCCGCTCGTCGTGCTGGAGACCGACAAGGTCACCATCGACGTGCCGGCCCCCGCCGCCGGCAGCATCGCGTCCATCGCCTTCAAGGAGGGCGACAAGGTCCGCGTGGGTGACGTGCTGGGCACCATCGAGGCCGGTGCCGGCGCGGGCGCTCCCGCCGTGGCCGCCGCCACGCCCGCGCCCGCCCAGGCCGCGGCGCCGGTGGCCGCGCCGGCCGCTCCGGTGGCCAGCGACACGCGCATCACCCCCACCGCCAGGAAGATGGCGGAGGAGAACCGGGTGGACGTGGGCCAGCTGAAGGGCTCCGGCGCCGGTGGCCGCATCATGAAGGAGGACGTGCAGGGTCAGCTGAACCGCCCGGCCGCCGCCCCGGCCCCGGCCGCGCCGTCCGGCCCCCGCCCCAACGCCGCGCGCGAGGAGCGCGTGCGCATGACGCCCCTGCGCAAGCGCGTGGCCGAGCGCCTCATCCAGGCGCAGTCCACCGCCGCCATGCTCACCACCTTCAACGAGGTGGACATGGGCGAGGTGATGGCGCTCCGCAAGAAGTACAACGACAAGTTCCAGGCGAAGCACGGGGTGAAGCTCGGGTTCATGAGCTTCTTCATCCGCGCGTCCGTGGAGGCCCTCAAGGCGTTCCCGCAGATCAACGCGGAGATCGACGGCGAGGACGTCATCTTCAAGCACTACTACGACATCGGCGTGGCCGTGAGCGGCAGCCGCGGTCTGGTGGTGCCGGTGGTGCGTGACGCGGACAAGCTGTCGCTCGCGGAGCTGGAGAAGACGGTCGGTGACTACGGCGGCCGTGCGCGCAACGACAAGCTGACGATGGCGGACCTCACGGGTGGCACGTTCACCATCACCAACGGCGGCATCTTCGGCTCCATGCTGTCCACGCCCATCCTGAACCCGCCGCAGACGGGCATCCTGGGCATGCACAACATCGTGGAGCGCCCCGTGGCCCGCGACGGCCAGGTGGTCATCCGGCCCATCATGTACATCGCCCTGACGTACGACCACCGCCTGGTGGACGGCCGTGAGGCGGTGCAGTTCCTCGTGCGCGTGAAGGAGTGCATCGAGGACCCGGAGCGCCTGCTTCTCGACATCTGACGGACACTCCGCGCCTGGAGCGGGGACGCAAGACGGGCAATTCCCGTGGGCCGGCTGGACTTCCAGTCGGCCCTTTCACTACAACTAGAGCCGTCTCCCCGGTCGTCGGGCAGAACGGGTGGCCTTCCCCACGGCTGCCCTGCAAACGCAAGGAAGCGCAATGGCAACTGGTACCGTGAAGTGGTTCAACGACGCGAAGGGCTTCGGCTTCATCACCCAGGACGGCGGCGGCGAGGACGTGTTCTGCCACCACACCGCCATCAACATGGATGGTTTCCGCACCCTGGCCGAGGGCCAGAAGGTGGAGTTCGAAGTCACCAAGGGCCCGAAGGGCCTGCAGGCGCAGAACGTTCGCGCCGCCTGATTCGCGTCCTCAGCCATTCCCCACGGACTGGTTGAAGTCAAAGAGGCCCGGACCCGCGGTGGGGTTCCGGGCCTCTCCTTCTTCCAGGCGTGGCGCCGCGCGGCCTACTTCTTCAGGGTCTGCTCGAAGTGGGCGATGACGCGCTCGTACTGGCGCTCGGTGACGACGGGGTCCGGCACCATGTGCGTGAGGCCGGACAGCGGCAGCAGCTGGTGCGGCTTGCCCGCGCGGAAGAGGGCATCCGACAGCTTCAGCGTGTGGAAGAAGTACACGTTGTCATCCGCGGTGCCGTGGATGAGCAGCAGGGCCCCAATGGGGCTGTCCTTCTTCGCGTACGTCAGCAGGCTGCTGACCTCGTAGGCCTGGGGGCTCTCCTCGGGCAGGCCCAGGTAGCGCTCGGTGTAGTGCGTGTCGTAGTCGCGCCAGTCCACCACCGGGGCGCCGGACACGGCGGACTTGAAGAAGTCCGGGCGCTTCAGCGCGGCCAGCGCGGCCATGTAGCCGCCGAAGCTCCAGCCGGTGATGCCCACGCGGCTCAAGTCCATCTCCGGCACCTCCTTCGCCAGGGCCTGCACCGCCTCAATCTGATCATCCAGGGTGACGGTGGCGAAGTCGTGCTTCACCGCGCGGTTCCAGTCGGAGGTGCGCAGCGGCGTGCCGCGCCCGTCCACCTTCACCACCAGGAAGCCGTGGTCCGCGAACCACTGGCTGAGCAGGTGCGCGGCCATGGACTGGTGCACGACGGTGACGGTGGGGCCCGCGTAGACCTCCACGATGACGGGCAGCTTCTGGCCGGGCTTGAAGTCGCGCGGCTTCACCAGCGAGGTCCAGAACTTCTTCGGGCCCACCTGGCGCACCTCGAAGTTCGGCGTGAAGGGCGGCTCCTGCGCCACCTCGGGCAGCTCGCCCAGCTTCGTGCCGTCGGCCTTGAGCACCAGCGTGCGCGGCATGCTCTTGGGGCCCTGGGTGTTGAGGACGATGAGGCCGCCGTTCTTGGAGACGAGGCCGTTCTCCACGGCCGGGCCGGTGGTGCCGGTGGACACCTGCTCCGGAGCGCCGCCGGACTTCACGCGCCACAGGTGGCTTTCGGTGGGGTTGGGGCCGCCGGTGAAGAAGAGCGTCTTGTCCGCCTGGACGAAGCGGGCGAGGTTGCGGAAGCCCGCGTCCGGCTTCACCACGGAGCGGTCCAGCTCACCGTTGGCCTTGCGCAGCTCCACCTCCGCGCCGCCGTTGCGCTCGGTGTACCAGAGGAAGCCGGAGCCATCCTCCAGCCACAGCGGGAAGTCCTGGGCCAGCTCCACCCACGCGTTGTCCTTCTCCGTGAGGAGCACGCGCGTCTTGCCCGTGGCGGGGTCCACCGCGAGCACCTGCTCCTCCGTCTGGAGGCGGTTCTGCACCACGAGGGTCAGCGGCCCGCCCTTGTCCCACTTCACCGTGGCCAGGTAGGGGTACTTCGCCGCGTCCCACTGCGCCCACACCGTCTTGCCGCCGGCGGCGGGCGTGATGCCCAGGCGCACCTTCGCGTTGGCCTTGCCGGGGCGCGGGTACGGGAACACGTCCCCGCCCTTCTCCGGGTGCATCACGTCCACGATGGTGAGCTTCTCCACGTCGGACGTGTCGGACTCCGTGTACGCGATGGACTTCGAGTCCGGGCTCCACCAGTAGCCGGAGAAGCGGCTCATCTCCTCCTGCGCCACGAACTCCGCCAGGCCGTGCGTCTTGTCCGCCGTCCCGCCCTGCGTGACGCGCTTCTCCTGGTTGTTGGAGAGCTCCACCCGGTAGACGTCGTGGTCCCGGACGTAGGCCACCTGCTTGCCGTCCGGCGACAGGCGCGGGTCGATGACGCCGGGGCCCGTCTTGAGCTCCGTGGACTTCCCCGTCGCGCGGTCCACCACGTAGAGGCGGCCGGAGAGGGGCACCAGCAGCTGGGTGCCGTCCTCGGAGAGGCTGTAGGAGGTGAAGCCCCGGGCGCTCACGCGCATGCGCTCGCGGCGGGCCTTCTCCTCGGGGGACAGGGTCTCCTCGGCGCCCTTGAGCAGGGCCTCCGGAGTGAGCAGCTCACGCGCCTGGCCGCCGGCCACGTCGAACGCGTAGAGCATCTGCACGTTGGACGTGGGGGACGTGCGCAGGAAGAGGACGGACTTCTCGTCAGGGGTGATGCGCGTGCCCACCGGGCGCCCGCTCTGGAAGCGGCGCGTCTCGGCGTACTGGCGCAGGAAGGTGTCCGGCTGCTTTTGCGAAGGGGCCATGGCGGAGGGTTTGCGCTCCTGGGCGATGGAGGGGGCGCTGCTCATGAGGAGGAGCGCGGCGGCGGTGAGGACCTGACGCATGCGTAGCTGAATCCCCGCGCGAGGCGGGGCTCCTTTCGCGAGAAGGTGCGGGCAAGCCTACACTCCGGCCGCCGCGCGGCCCTCCCAACGTCCGGCCCTGGTGAGGATTCCCACGGGAAGCGGGCGGCGCCCGCGGCACCTGGACCTTCCCGCTACTTCAGGTTCTGCTGGAAGTGGGCGATGACGCGCTCGTACTGACGCTCCATGACGAGCGGGTCCGCCACCATGTGCGTGAGGCCGGACAGGGGCAGGAACTGGTGCGGCTTGCCCGCGCGGAAGAGGGCATCCGACAGCTTCAGCGCGTGGAGGAAGTACACGTTGTCGTCCGCGGTGCCGTGAACCACCAGCAGCGCGCCGATGGGCCCCTCCTTCTTCGCGTAGGTCAGCAGGCTGTTGACTTCGTAGGCCTGGGGGCTCTCCTCGGGGAGGCCCAGGTAACGCTCGGTCGCGTGCGTGTCGTAGTCGAGCCAGTCCGTCACCGGAGCACCCGCGACGCCGGCCTTGAAGAAGTCCGGGTGCTTCATCACCGCCAGGGCGGACATGTATCCACCGAAGCTCCAGCCAAAGATGCCCACGCGGCCCAGGTCCATCTCTGGCACCTCCTTCGCCAGGGCCCGCATCGCATCCATCTGGTCCTCCAGGATGGGGGTGGCGTAGTCGTGCTTCACCGCGCGGTTCCACTCGGCGGTGCGAAGCGGCGTGCCGCGCCCGTCCACCCGCACCACCAGGAAGCCCTGATCCGCCATCCACTGGTCGAGCAGGTGCACGGCCATGGACTGATGCACCATGGTCTTGATGGGGCCGCCGTAGATGTCCACGATGACGGGCAGCTTCTTGCCGGGCTTGAAGTCACGCGGCTTCACCAGCGACGTCCAGAACCTCCTCGCGCCCACCTGACGCACCTCGAAGTCCGGCGTGAAGGGGGGCTCCTGGGCGACGGAAGGCAGTTCGCCCAGCATCGAGCCATTGCCCTTGAGCACCAGCATGCGAGGCATGGTCTTGGGGCTCTGCCTGCTGAGGACGATGAGCCCCCCGTCCTTGGAGACGAGGCCGCCCTCTTCCGCGGAACCGCGGGTGCCCGTGTCCACCCGCTCCGGCGACCCTCCGAGCTTCACGCGCCACAGGTGGCTCTCGGTGGGGTTCGGGTCGCCATTGAAGAACAGCGTCTGGTCCGCCTGGACGAAGCGGGAGAGGCTCCGGAAGCCGACGCCCGGCTTCACCACGGAGCGGTCCAGGTCCCCGTTGGCCTTGCGCAGTTCCACTTCCGAAGCGCCGTTGCGGTCGGTGTACCAGAGGAAGCCGGAGCCATCCTCCAGCCACACCGGGAACTCCTGGTGCAGGTCGATCCACGCCGCGTCCTTCTCCGTGAGGAGCACGCGCGTCTTGCCCGTCGCCGGATCTACCGCGAGCAGTTGTTCTTCCGTCTGGGGCCGGTTCTGCACGAGCAACGTCAGCGGCCCGCCCTTGTCCCACTTCACCGTGGCCAGGTAGGGGTACTTCGCCGCGTCCCACTGCGCCCACACCGTCTTGCCACCCGTGACGGGCGTGATGCCCAGGCGCACCTTCGCGTTGGCCTTGCCCGCGCGTGGATAGGGGAAGGTTGCCCCGGGCTGCTCCGGGTGCATCACGTCCACGACGGTGAGCTTCTCCACGCCGGACGTGTCGGACTCCGCATAGGCGATGAACTTCGAGTCCGGGCTCCACCAGTAGCCGGAGAAGCGGTTCATCTCCTCCTGCGCCACGAACTCCGCCAGGCCGTGCGTCTTGTCCGCCGTCCCGCCCTGCGTGACGCGCTTCTCCTGATTGGCGTTCAGGTCCACCCGGTAGACGTCGTGGTCACGGACGTAGGCCACCTGCTTGCCGTCCGGTGACAGGCTCGGGTCGATGACGCCGGGGCCCGTCTTGAGCTCCGTGGACTTCCCCGTCGCGCGGTCCACCGCGTAGAGCCGTCCGGCCAGAGGCACCAGCAGGCGCGTTCCGTCCTCGGAGAGGTCGTAGGACGTGAAGCCCCGGGCACTGACGCGCATGCGCTCGCGGCGGGCCTTCTCCTCGGGGGACAGGGTCTCCTCCGCGCCCTTGAGCAGGGCCTCGGGCGTGAGCAGCTCTCGCGTCTGTCCGCTGGCCACGTCGAACGCGTAGAGCATCCGCACGTTGGACGTGGGGGACGTGCGCAGGAAGAGGACGGACTTCTCGTCGGGGGTGATGCGCGCACCCACGGGCCTCCCGTTCATGAACCGCCCTGTCTCGGCGTACTGGCGAAGGAAGGACGAATGCTCCTGGGCCAGGACGGGCATCCCCAGGAGGAGCAGCGCGACGGTGACGAATGGACGCATGCGTGATTGAACCCCGCGGGACGGGGCTCCTTTCGCGGCAAGATGGGACACGTCTCGAACGCCGGAGTCTGGAGGGGATTTCCTCCCGCATGAACCCAAATGATGACGTTGCCCTGCGCCACCTGCGCCTCGCGGGCGTGGTGCGGTTGGGGCTGGGCGGAGGCCGGGGCCCGACGGATGCGTATGTGTTCGACCCGCATCGGCTCGCACTGCCCGCATGGGCCTGTGCGCTCGGCGATGAGGGGCCCCCTGCCCTGCTCGTCACGCTGGACCGGCACCTGGACATCGTGGTGCCCGAGCGCCCCGCGGACATGCCGGACCGCTCCGCCGGCCTGCGCGCCTTGGATGAACACACGCGGTGGCGCCTGGACGTGCGCAACTACGACCACATCCTCGCGGCCATGGAGGCGAACCTCGTCGGTGACGCGCTGCTCATCGCGCGCACCCGGCCCCGGGGCTCCTTCTCCGGGGACACCTACGTGGACACGCGCGGCCGCTCGCACCGCATCGTGACGGTGACGACGGTGGACCGCGCGGCGGAGGCGTACCTGCACCCCGGCCCCACGGACGCGGTGCGCGACGTCCTGGAGGCCGCGTCCGCCGTGCTGCTGGACCTGGACCTGGACTGCTTCACCAGCCTGAGCGACGCGGACCCCACCACCGTGCTGCCGTGGCCGAAGTCCGTCATCCGCGAGTTCCTCCTGCCGCCCGACTCGGAGCCCTTCTGGGACGCGGTGCTGGGCAAGGCGGTGGCGCTGACGCTCGCGCGCGAGCCGCACCACTGCGGCGGGCTGCTCGCGTCCGGCGAGCTGTTCCGCGACGTGGCGGACGTCCTCTTCCGCGAGCTGCTGCGCGTCGAGCCGCCCTGAGAAAAGTCAAGGCGAGTCGAGGAACGTGGGCCGGTAGTCCGTCACCTGCCCGCTGCTGAGCGACAGGCGGCTGCCCACCGGGGGACGGTCGCCGTTGAGCACGTAGCCGAAGTCGATGCGGAACGGGAACACGTTGAACTGCGGGAACAAGAGCCGCAGGCCCACGCCCACCGTGGTCACCATCTCCGGCCGCTTGTTGAACGCGCTGCCGGAGTCGA
This genomic interval carries:
- the odhB gene encoding 2-oxoglutarate dehydrogenase complex dihydrolipoyllysine-residue succinyltransferase, which codes for MAVELKVPPLGESITEAVVGKWNKKQGESVAADEPLVVLETDKVTIDVPAPAAGSIASIAFKEGDKVRVGDVLGTIEAGAGAGAPAVAAATPAPAQAAAPVAAPAAPVASDTRITPTARKMAEENRVDVGQLKGSGAGGRIMKEDVQGQLNRPAAAPAPAAPSGPRPNAAREERVRMTPLRKRVAERLIQAQSTAAMLTTFNEVDMGEVMALRKKYNDKFQAKHGVKLGFMSFFIRASVEALKAFPQINAEIDGEDVIFKHYYDIGVAVSGSRGLVVPVVRDADKLSLAELEKTVGDYGGRARNDKLTMADLTGGTFTITNGGIFGSMLSTPILNPPQTGILGMHNIVERPVARDGQVVIRPIMYIALTYDHRLVDGREAVQFLVRVKECIEDPERLLLDI
- a CDS encoding cold-shock protein — protein: MATGTVKWFNDAKGFGFITQDGGGEDVFCHHTAINMDGFRTLAEGQKVEFEVTKGPKGLQAQNVRAA
- a CDS encoding S9 family peptidase, with protein sequence MRQVLTAAALLLMSSAPSIAQERKPSAMAPSQKQPDTFLRQYAETRRFQSGRPVGTRITPDEKSVLFLRTSPTSNVQMLYAFDVAGGQARELLTPEALLKGAEETLSPEEKARRERMRVSARGFTSYSLSEDGTQLLVPLSGRLYVVDRATGKSTELKTGPGVIDPRLSPDGKQVAYVRDHDVYRVELSNNQEKRVTQGGTADKTHGLAEFVAQEEMSRFSGYWWSPDSKSIAYTESDTSDVEKLTIVDVMHPEKGGDVFPYPRPGKANAKVRLGITPAAGGKTVWAQWDAAKYPYLATVKWDKGGPLTLVVQNRLQTEEQVLAVDPATGKTRVLLTEKDNAWVELAQDFPLWLEDGSGFLWYTERNGGAEVELRKANGELDRSVVKPDAGFRNLARFVQADKTLFFTGGPNPTESHLWRVKSGGAPEQVSTGTTGPAVENGLVSKNGGLIVLNTQGPKSMPRTLVLKADGTKLGELPEVAQEPPFTPNFEVRQVGPKKFWTSLVKPRDFKPGQKLPVIVEVYAGPTVTVVHQSMAAHLLSQWFADHGFLVVKVDGRGTPLRTSDWNRAVKHDFATVTLDDQIEAVQALAKEVPEMDLSRVGITGWSFGGYMAALAALKRPDFFKSAVSGAPVVDWRDYDTHYTERYLGLPEESPQAYEVSSLLTYAKKDSPIGALLLIHGTADDNVYFFHTLKLSDALFRAGKPHQLLPLSGLTHMVPDPVVTERQYERVIAHFEQTLKK
- a CDS encoding S9 family peptidase; the encoded protein is MRPFVTVALLLLGMPVLAQEHSSFLRQYAETGRFMNGRPVGARITPDEKSVLFLRTSPTSNVRMLYAFDVASGQTRELLTPEALLKGAEETLSPEEKARRERMRVSARGFTSYDLSEDGTRLLVPLAGRLYAVDRATGKSTELKTGPGVIDPSLSPDGKQVAYVRDHDVYRVDLNANQEKRVTQGGTADKTHGLAEFVAQEEMNRFSGYWWSPDSKFIAYAESDTSGVEKLTVVDVMHPEQPGATFPYPRAGKANAKVRLGITPVTGGKTVWAQWDAAKYPYLATVKWDKGGPLTLLVQNRPQTEEQLLAVDPATGKTRVLLTEKDAAWIDLHQEFPVWLEDGSGFLWYTDRNGASEVELRKANGDLDRSVVKPGVGFRSLSRFVQADQTLFFNGDPNPTESHLWRVKLGGSPERVDTGTRGSAEEGGLVSKDGGLIVLSRQSPKTMPRMLVLKGNGSMLGELPSVAQEPPFTPDFEVRQVGARRFWTSLVKPRDFKPGKKLPVIVDIYGGPIKTMVHQSMAVHLLDQWMADQGFLVVRVDGRGTPLRTAEWNRAVKHDYATPILEDQMDAMRALAKEVPEMDLGRVGIFGWSFGGYMSALAVMKHPDFFKAGVAGAPVTDWLDYDTHATERYLGLPEESPQAYEVNSLLTYAKKEGPIGALLVVHGTADDNVYFLHALKLSDALFRAGKPHQFLPLSGLTHMVADPLVMERQYERVIAHFQQNLK